In the Mesorhizobium sp. WSM2240 genome, ACGATCCGGTCGTCACCCGGATGGTGCGCTCGCCCAAGCCTGAAAATTGCTGACAACTAGGCGGCAAGGTCGATCAGAAAGCGAAGAGGCGGGTTAATCACCCCGCCTCTGTTTCTTGCTTGCTAGGCCGCCTTTTTGCGCGCCCGCTTTACAGGTTCCGCTGCCTTGGGTTTGCGGCCGAGCCCCATCTTCTTGGCGAGTTCCGAACGCGTCGCCGCGTAGGACGGAGCGACCATCGGGTAGTCGGCCGGCAGATTCCACTTCGCCCTGTATTCTTCAGGCGTTATCCCGAACGTTGTCTTCAAATGCCGCTTCAGGGATTTGAACTTCTTCCCATCATCGAGGCAGACTATGTATTCCGGGGTCACCGATTTCTTGATGGGAACGGCGGGTACAGGCTTTTCCACCGGCTCAGTCGCGGAACCATTCGTCAGTCCAACCAAAGATTGGTGGACCTGCGCGATCAGAGCGGGCAACTCCGACACAGGAACCGGATTGTTCGAGACGTAGGCCGAGATCACGTCTGCAGTCAGGCCGATGGGGTCGGTATTGTTTAACTCGTCAGTCAAATTGGTATTCCTTATATGTTCGTAAAGATCGCCCAGCGCGTAGATATTGCTTCTTGGAGAGGATGCAACCCTATCGGGTGTTGATTAAGGAAGTCCGA is a window encoding:
- a CDS encoding MucR family transcriptional regulator — translated: MTDELNNTDPIGLTADVISAYVSNNPVPVSELPALIAQVHQSLVGLTNGSATEPVEKPVPAVPIKKSVTPEYIVCLDDGKKFKSLKRHLKTTFGITPEEYRAKWNLPADYPMVAPSYAATRSELAKKMGLGRKPKAAEPVKRARKKAA